agaaaggtgtgcatatgaatatggagtcctaactcaagtgtgaacttcatattgactcatctcccacatatgtgaaagaggtcgccatgactatgccactcctaatcttaagtgtacttgaatccgggtgtaggattcgtccttcagttaattcccaaaacgcccctgaaaaaataaaacaaacaaagcaaacaatagaaaacatttaaagtgaatcctaaacttttaaggtaacccctcttttatcgaagatccccagcagagtcgccagttctgtaacacggtgaactgacttttattaatcgaaatgtgcggttaagcaagagtcgccaccgacttttattttatccaaacaaattcagaaaggcaaaaagaaacagaaaaaacctttaaagaaatctaagttcggggggtaatttatgcaaagggaaggtataaggcaccctttgcatccatggttttccatgggctcttaattgctttgcttgctcgttttcagaaaatgtatatgaaagaggaaaaatggactttagctcgtaaaatgagcgtagccagtttttgaagaattttgagaaagaatatagaaaatagagcatggcaaggcaattaggggcaattaccttaaactcagatgataggtctctttttagcatttcagaatgaaagggtctatccttgccataagagggcaggaagcctttcgtttggaggtagaagggtcgtcgaaatatcctttgccataagactgtcccatgccataggagggcaggtagtctaaggtaaggatcagaataagccttattcgtaggcagccagaagatacctcagcctttcccgtaggcaacttccgagggtcgaggtcatgttagtgtatcgaaggcagcatcattttagggtctcatgacctttgattgaggcaacatggctgaggtatcctcgtattcgagggacatggctattctgcaaaaaatacacaaggcaacaggcaacaaggcaacaggaagcaaagaggttaccccaaaagtgtgcgtgggtgcatcaatcatgtgattaaattcagttatttatcttgtaattagtggttctatgttcaattcgaggttacactccctaggattactaaccacgcatttaaatacaatcaaaacaaatatgggggagggaaattgtaaccagcggatcccttaacagggtttgacataagtaataatgaacaaagaaaaatcaaggttagggttttagggttaccagactcgtagctttggcggtcgacaaaccctgaaaattgaaaaggaagaataaacagagAAATGTGAGTGCATTATTGGTTCGGAGGCGAATTTTGTTAACCCTGAAATAAATGAAGAAATTAAgggtaaataaacaaataaagaatacttagcttcgattaatGACGGTTGAGAATTGAAGGTATCCTGAAGCactgactctgaccatctgagaattgaaTAGAAAAATCATAGGAGGTGAGTGTAGGAAGAGTTCATTGACTTTtgaaattaaaccctaatttattaaatgagtaaataaataataataataaaaatcagagaaCTTAGCTTTATGAAAAGCATGGCGCATCGTCGAGAGAAACCCTGGTGCGAACCCTGAAAaacgcacaaagaaatatttttcagtgtatggctaattcttcgtaaaccctgatcagGGCAccagttaaccatggttaataaaataaataaagtaattcaaacaattttaaattaattataaatcaaataaagcataaaaaattaaaaaaattaaaaaaataaatgaataaacaaataaattattagaataaaataaatatttttcattatgTTATGTAAATTAAACAAAGAGAAGTTAGAAAGAAATTGCCTTTTAAAAAAGAATTCTAATGAATAAATCTAAACTAGtataaatgaaaaattaaaattttcttagcTGTAATCTGGCGTGGTCGCAGCCTGGGAGTCCCATGGTGGACCTGCACCTTGGCATGTGTTGGATCAAGCTGGCAGATGATCCTGAGGCTCGATTCTGAGGTTGTATAGTGAGCGTGCACTGAGTGCGCTTCAGGAGACTCCCAAGAATCGATCGATACCTTGTGCTTGGTTTGAATCTTGTAGAAATCTGGAATCCGAGATTGCACCTTGTCTTGAATTCTTGAGTTCTTTTTCAATTCTTCTTGACTGCAAACCCTTGCCAAAAATCCCCCTTTTTGTCTGCACTTCCATTGTTTATATAATAGGGTCCTTTAGGTTAacagaaattgaaaaaaaatcttctttggatcaaagattagaattggatttgaatgtgacttcaaaatctTCTAAACTTGGCCAAAATCCAATAttcctttttcatttttttattaaaacgaattttgaataaaaggtgatgtttggatgtttaaaattgattggaaataaaataaatcacatcttttatatttcctttaattatttgattagaattgtatttttaaatgaataggaattcaataaaaatagaataaaaatcaaataattgtggGATTTTGTTTGAAGGCTCCTATtgacttggggaacaagattgaatcaaaataacttaggcccatttgcaaaaatattcaaattctttcacatttttccctctgAAATAGCTCAACTTCAAgaaggtctatctctctcaatttttgaggtatgaaaGTGtcctaagactttttagaaaccttaaggagtcttctaaccagtgtttttggtcccaTATAAAATTCTTTTCcttgctccttgtgtgttcttttgaaaaagatgactttttgttgactttatagGTCAACCAGTCGGCTGTTTGACCttctgaacttttgagtgaccagagctttgagataggccttgatacttgtcataaaGGTAATGTGGGATATATTGATCCATATgaaatgccttggagccattgattcactgatctCCTTTTGAATAAATCAAActctagttttagagccttgatttgaatttgtgcaagagaagaagtatgggcaaattttggggtatgacagtcgaaAATGGCATTTTTGGGGGGCAATTTATTAGCTAGATTTTCTGATATATCTCAAACTTCACCATGTCAAGAAGAAGTTTAAAACAATTGGAGAAATTCAGCTAATTATGTTGATATTCCTTCGACAAAAATGTTAGAGGGGCATTTTGACATATATATTCAAAGGAACATGTTGAAGTTCCTATACGCGCAATAGTATTGGGGACTTAGTATTTTCTAGAGTGATTTGAAGAGTATTTCGACTGAGGAAGTTGGAATATGAAACGAGGTTAGATAACTATTTTTTTGGCCTTATCCACATTCAAAGGACGCGTGAAAGCAAGTTAAGAGTGAAAGACATGCAAGAGAAGACATGTCGACTTCTAGAGAAAGGAATGTTCGCAACAATTATTTAGATTTCATTATAAATAGGAAATTCTAGTGTTAGATTCTGAATGTTGAAATTACTATAAAAACTCAATGTACTCAAAGTATCTGAGCGAAGTGAGAAAAGAGTTTAATCGAGTGCATTATATGTATTCAAGCACCACCTTTTATTTATACAATGTTTTTTACATTAAGTTTTTTTCTACATTTTACTTTTTGTCGAAGCCTTTACATTTTCTGCATTCACATTTGTATCTTTTCACTTTATCTTAAAGATTTCGCCCATGTTGAAATCTACACCTTTTATtacagaaaaacaaaacaaaaataacagaAACTTTGTGCACATATGTCCTAGGATCATCTTGTCAATCATGCAAGTAACCTTTTGAAAGACGAGCGCTTGTTTACCAAATTTCACGGCAAACAAATACGTaagaaaattttttattttcttattatataAGATTTACTCTTAAAGTAATTGTGTAGATTGATTTGTACCAAAAACACTAACATTATGTCAATTAATTGTGCTACAGGATTTCAAAACATTAGTTGGACTTGTAGATAAGTTTCCTCATCCTTTCCACAATGAAAACTATCCAATTCAAAGTCTATCACATGCTAAATTTTGTCTGATTTCTATCAGTTTTAATTTAACTTACAAAAGACCTTTGTAAATAAAGTTATAAGCAAAAGACTAACAATGTATATTAATCACAAGTTGCATAATTATAATCTTAGCTAGTACTTGTTAATTTCATATAATCTCTACTCCTTAGGCTTTCTTAGAACTCCTTAACTTGTCCCCAACAGTCAACATGCCTACCTAATTCCTAAATCACAACAATTACCAACATCAATTATTCATTAAACTCACCAATTTATCAAAAACATAATTCCATCATGGAATTCATAGGGATGTTACACTGCCACCATGCAATTCAATCCAACTCACTATTTATAAGAGTGGGATTCATGGCCTATGGCTCAAGAATCATTTTCTCATGGGAATTCATATGTGACTTCATATAAATTTAGGGTTTAAGGAGAACCCCATTAACCTAAGCATAGAAGACCAAATCATAGAATAATttctcacccttaccttgttaACGTAGACTTTTTCTTGCGAATTCTCAACAATGGTGGAAGTCTTCCACTATGCAAACTTTAACAACATTTTTCTTGATGAATTGAGACTTTTTCCTCGAGTTATTTTCAACATACCCAACTTCATACATTTCGGCGTTAGCTCACAGACCAAGTTTAGATCCCTGAAATGCTCAATCAAATCCATCTTCTTGACCATTAACGCTGTCATATGTAACGACTTTCTACTCAACGCATCAACTACTACATTAGCTTTATCCGAATGATAAATCAACACGAAATCGCAATCTTTCAAAAATTCCAGTCATCATCTCTGCCTTAAgtttaatttttatgattggtgaaaaatttaaatcctaatctctataaataatgcctccaaatcttaaACACAAAAACCATTACGCTAATTCTAAATCTTAGATAGGTAATTCCTTTCATAATAAGTCAAGTCTTAAGTTATTTAGAAACATAAGCCACAACTTAATCTTTATGCATAAGCATACCAACTATGCTCAACTTAGACGTATCATAATACATCACAAAAAATTTACTCAAACTTGATAGCATTAAGGGTCTATTTGGTAAAAATaatggttgactgataagctagctgatagcttatggctgatgactgatggctgatgactgatggcttatagcttataacggatggtgagactgatagcttataagctaattaaagtgtttggtaaaattagcgtttcaattaacttataaatgtaaaatgacataaaaaatatttaatatataattattttattttaaattaaaataaattataatggttaaaaatggattttaattaaaataataaggataaaaaaggaagaaaaaataataagctataagacataagctaaaacgctatttgaaatagcgtctggaaaataagctataagctagtaaaataagctataagctcatgGTAAAAAAGACTGttatcaaacgggtctaaattatcatatgagcttataagacataagacataagctcgaAAGTaagtcttaccaaacagagcctaagacTATACCCAACTTAGACGCATTCAAAAAAGCTTATGAAATTATTGAGATGTGAGAAGAGAATTTTCTCTAAATTATCCAAAATGACCCGTATTGTATTTGGACTTGGTATTTTAGTGTCCAATCTACATAAATGTGAGTGGGTCCGACTTATCGTAGCGACCCATTACCCCTCTAACCAATTCGGTTTTCCATATCCGTTTAGTTTTGTTTGTGACCTGACCACCACCACTTTCTCCTCATACCGCACAATCACCCAATAAAATCACAATCTAATTCCACGTATAGTACTGTAGTACAATACGATCAAATATACGAGTACACGACTCAAGTTTCCTATTTGACCCGAAACTGTACTATACTATCAATTCACGGATGCACCAGAATCCCCAAATGCACATTTATTACTAATCACCAAACCATAGCAATAGCATAGAAGAACCCTTTCAGATCTCACTCCAAACGGAAGAAGAACACCGACATGGATGGTGGACACATGCACGGCGGCATGGATGGTATGAACCAaaactcatcatcatcatcaaatggAACCATGACGATGATGGGTCACAAGATGCACGGCATGATGCACATGACATTCTACTGGGGAAAAGACGCGTTGATTCTCTTCAACGACTGGCCTGCTGGGGATACCGGTATGTATGTACTGGCCTTGATAATTGTTTTCGTCATGTCGGTTCTCATCGAGTTACTCTCCCGAACCCGCTTTATTA
Above is a window of Vicia villosa cultivar HV-30 ecotype Madison, WI unplaced genomic scaffold, Vvil1.0 ctg.001617F_1_1, whole genome shotgun sequence DNA encoding:
- the LOC131636023 gene encoding copper transporter 6-like: MDGGHMHGGMDGMNQNSSSSSNGTMTMMGHKMHGMMHMTFYWGKDALILFNDWPAGDTGMYVLALIIVFVMSVLIELLSRTRFIKPGSNPVTAGLVQTLLHVLRVGLAYLVMLALMSFNGGVFLVAVLGHALGFLLSSSAFRKQQNHDEPYDLPPISC